GACTGGCGGCATGTTAAACTTCTTCGACACAAGACTAAAAGACTTGGTCATTGCCAGAATGATTGCGATATCCAGCAAAAACTTATATTCTTCCATTGTTTTACCTCCATTAGTTCGTATCGTATCATACCTGTTTTTTCTTGTCAATTCTTAGACAAAGTGATCTTTTTTTATCCTTTTCTTGCTTTTTTTATGATCCTTTAGTATAGTGGAGAAAAGACTAAGAAAAGAGGTATCAAAATGAGTGAATTTAACGAAGTAGATAATATCATCGAAGAAGAAACTCCTGTGCTCCATTTAGAATTAGAAGATGGAACTGAACAAGACTGTGCAGTGATTGCTTTATTCTCTGTAGAAGAATTAGATGATCAGGAATATATCGCATTGATCACTGTTGAAGACTTAGAAAGTGATGACGAAGAAGGGGCTTTACTTTTATATCGTTACAACGAAGACCCTGAAGATCCTGATACTTTCAGTCTTGACAACATTGAAACAGACGAAGAATATGAGACAGTCACTGCTGTCTTAGATGAGATCTTAGAAGACGAAGAATAATATGATATTAATAAAAAAGCCCTTGCATCTTATATGCGGGGCTTTTTTTCATATTGAAGTTTTGTTCGGATCACTTTGTCAAGTTCATAATACTTTTCTTCCAGAGTTTTTCCATTCAGGACACAATCCATTGCCATACCCATGGATTCCAGCATCGTTTCTGTGATCTGATCTCTATACTGTAATAAAATATTCAGGCGCTCATGAAGATCTGTTTCATCTAAGAATTTCAACAGTGGCTCAATGTCTGCTGTTTCTTCTGTCTCATCATATTCATTTTCCTGTGCTGTCACTTCATCAACCAGTTCTGCCTCTGAATCTTGTTCTGTCTCCGTGATTTTTATACCATACTGGTCTCCTGCATTTTCACACAGTTCTACTTTCCGAAAACGGTATATCTGTTGCACATCTGGGTATTTTTCATGATCGACTTCACTTAAGAACATCGCAAGTGGTCTTGCATATGTCTTAAACGTTCCATACATTGCCTGATAGACCACCAATGGTTCTT
The sequence above is drawn from the Anaerostipes hadrus ATCC 29173 = JCM 17467 genome and encodes:
- a CDS encoding DUF1653 domain-containing protein; its protein translation is MENRAMPRAGEFYMHFKGKLYQIVTVAIHTETEEPLVVYQAMYGTFKTYARPLAMFLSEVDHEKYPDVQQIYRFRKVELCENAGDQYGIKITETEQDSEAELVDEVTAQENEYDETEETADIEPLLKFLDETDLHERLNILLQYRDQITETMLESMGMAMDCVLNGKTLEEKYYELDKVIRTKLQYEKKPRI
- a CDS encoding DUF1292 domain-containing protein; translated protein: MSEFNEVDNIIEEETPVLHLELEDGTEQDCAVIALFSVEELDDQEYIALITVEDLESDDEEGALLLYRYNEDPEDPDTFSLDNIETDEEYETVTAVLDEILEDEE